tttaagatattctaaataattataatgtactcTCAAATTATTTATGGGTAGAATCCACTACGGAGACATGGGTGGACCGTTAATTCTTTGCCACGTTAATTCTTGTCAACTACAGTGTCACGTGCTACCTAATAACACCAATATTACTTGGATATTATCAATATTTTAATAATAGGGACCCATTATCATAGCAGTACTCACTCTATTTTCTAAAAACAAAACTAGACGTGGATTTTAAGTTTTTTAAAGGAGAAATTTAAGTTTAAGCTTGATAGGGtctgaattaaaaaaaaaaagtactagGATTTTGAATATTTCAAAATGATGTCAGTTGTTGCTATTATACTCAAAATATTTTCGGCATAATTTCTACCATTTCTCTCTCACCTCATTCCTCTCAAtatctctcttttcctttctagaaaaaattcatgggtaaagaaaaatataagagaactcaaaGTAATGACAAATATTCATCACTTAAGACACTGAAATACTGCATTTTAAACCGATCTCAGTatgatttttagatttttttatgattttttcagatctgaaatttTGAAATCTACAGAAAATTGATCTTGCTTGATGGTTGCTctatggtgctcgatgccagatTGATGGGGCctttaaaatcaagattttcatgaaaacaTTGACGTTGTTTGAGGGTGGTTCAATGGTGCTCGATGCGTTGCACTCGAGTATCCGTTTAGgggtgatttttttatttttggtattttttcgagatctacataGTTTCAGATGTGcatatacacattttcaaagtttagaatttgaaaacataccaaaacatgtctCTAACATGAGATATGTTTtgcattttgtattttttttaagatttacacttcacaaatgtgtatatacacatttcaaacatgtagatcttgaaaaaatacccaaaataaaaaaatcactcCAGACAGACACCCGATTGAAAAATtacgtctcttgcaagaatcataTCGAGCACCATTAagcaacgtcgattttttcatgaaaatcttgattttgaaggccccatcttGCAACCATCGAATAATGTCGATTTTCTGTAGATTTTAAAgtttcagatttgaaaaaaaaaacgcaAAAAACCCTAAAAATCATGCCAAAATATGTTagaaatgtagtattttagtgtctTAAGTTAAAGAAGCATCACTATATTTGATAAATAATGACTTACTCATAAATTTTTATTCCAAGATTCCTCAAAATGTATGTTACTTTGGGTATTGTGTGTTTATTTCTATAGGGTGCTCGAAGTTATTGAGATTTTTCTAGTATCGGTGATGTCGTTACTTCTGTGGATGGTGGTGTTGGTGGTACCTtgaggtgagagagagagtgaatcCATAGAGAAGAGAGAAGTGAGAGGAAAATGCAATAATATTTTGGATAGAGTACCAAAAAGttgcattattttaaaataattaaaatgactaatatttttttttaattaagaccCTGCTTAAGCATAGAAACTAAATTTCCCTTTTAAAAAAAGGAATTCGTTCAAACCTTCTGATTTTGGAAGAAGGTGTTgtctcccactcaattatatggTTTAGACTTCcgcaattatttttatttttatttgctcTTGATTTTCTATATAATATATTTAGGGTTCTAAATATTGGACATGTGACGCATTTctctccctatatatatatttatattatcatTTATTCAAAACACCTAgttcatttttcttttcttccccTTGGCTACCTGATCTGGTGATCAACTCATTTCGAGGCAACCAACATGGGGTCTCATCATGAAGAGGAAGCGGTAGAACACCATAACACCCCCTTGCTAAACTCCATAGAAGCAGAACCAGTCTTAGCCTCACCGCCAGATCCTGTCACATCGGGACACTCGTCGGACTGTCGTCTCGAGAAAATACTTTCAGACACCGAATTGCCTTTCACCAAACGTCTCTGTCAGGCCTCATGTATCGAACTTAAACTCCTCTTCCGCCTAGCTGCTCCAGCCATCTTCGTCTATTTAATCAATAACTCCATGTCACTTGCCACCCGGATATACGCCGGCCACCTCGGTAATCTTGAGCTCGCCGCCGCCTCCCTCGGCAACAGCGGCATCCAACTCTTCGCCTATGGCCtcatggtatatatatatttatacagtaCTACGTACATATATATGCATAATATATTATACATACAAACCATAATTAAACTTTATATAATAATGAATACGCACAGTTAGGCATGGGAAGTGCGGTGGAAACGTTATGTGGTCAAGCTTATGGGGCCAATAGATACGATATGCTTGGGATATATCTACAAAGAGCGACTGTAGTTCTCACCATAACGGGCCTCCCATTAACTGTCGTTTACGTATTATCGAAGCCGCTCTTGCTTTGGCTGGGCGAGCCGGCTGAGCTAGCCTCGGCGGCTGCGCTATTCGTGTACGGATTAATACCACAAATCTTCGCCTACGCCGTGAACTTCCCGATACAGAAGTTCCTCCAATCGCAGAGCATCGTGACGCCCAGCGCGTACATATCGGCGATCACGTTGGTGTTCCACCTGTTGGCTTGTTGGGCCGTGGCCTTCGAATTGGGCTGTGGGCTTATTGGAATTTCGCTGGTTTTGTCCATGTCGTGGTGGATCATCGTTGGGGCTCAGTTTGGTTACATCTTGCTCAGCGAGAAGTGTAAGATGACGTGGAATGGGTTCAGTATAGAGGCGTTTTCTGGGTTGTGGGAGTTTTTCAAGTTGTCAGCTGCGTCGGCCGTGATGCTTTGTTTGGAGACTTGGTATTTTCAGGTTTTGGTTCTGATCACTGGCTTACTTGATAATCCTCAGCTTGCTTTGGATTCTATCGCcgtttggtaagtatattttttttcatttttatttacttcttttttttatatatatagttttataaagaagaaaaaaaattaactacAATGGATCAAGTTACTAAGTGTGATATATGATTATATTGTTTTTACTCATATAGTGATTCATTtagggaagaaaaaaaaactcgtCGGTGAGTTAGGTAGACATGGAATTAATTAGGTAGGGGTTTAATATTGTCCAAAAGACTAGGATTTCCCACATGGTCTGATTATAAAATTCTCAATGCATTTCACACAAATATTTATTGTACTTTAAATAAGTTGGCCATCTTGTAAGGTCAAAAACCCCTAGAGTCCCCTTTCTTTTGGTAAAGGTTGTCATTTATCTTATAACTTTTACATTTTGAAGAATGATATGGAAATTTTTTTTGCAACATCTTTTACATTTTCTTTGAGTGTAATAAAGAGTGTATTTAGCATTTATCTTACATTTTTTCTCACTTGACTCATTATTTACAAATTAAGATATTATTTGACATATTCCTTTCTTCTATTGAGGAGTGCTAaggctttaatttttttaataattaaacaattaactatatatatacatatacttgTTATAAAATTATCTATCAAACTTttcattttctccatttttttAGCTATATAGaagtatatattttataaattaatatattataagtatatactataatttaaaaaaaattaatatatgtaagcatatatatatatatacactattgattttatatatacatatatacatattagtaattttatttgtatatatattatttaaaaaggtTGCTCACGTATTAGTTGAAAAAGGATTATTATAGTGTTcataacttttatcaatatcggTATTGACAAAATTTAGTTTTGActtataattctaatttttttaatgattgtgtgcattgtagttatttaaaatatcacacaaaatttaaaagaaattttaaataatttacaatattgaaaataaagttcaaacaaCTAGTTACACTTATGCACACAAAAATAGACACTAATGTAAAATTCAATTATTTGAACATTCTTTtcaacactgtaaattattcaaaatttcttaaaaatttataaaatgtttTAAATGACTGCAATGTACACTGTCATTACAAAAATTGGGATTACAATATGTTAGCATGCCGAAACCAAATTTTGTTTGTACCGTAGTGTAACCTATAAATAGATTAActcattaatttatatatatatgtaattttttaaactaatacttatatatatataattttttaactaatatatatatgattacatatattaatttaaattataatatattaatttataaaatatatacttatacATGTAGCTAAGCAAAAAAATAGGGAAAATGAAAAGttgaatttataattttataaagatgATACAAGTATATGTATATGTCTATAGTTAATTGTTTaactattaaaaaattaaattaggaAAAATTTGGTTCTTGACTTTAGCACTACTCAGTGGTAGAAAAGAATGGGCAAATGACATCTTAATTTGTAAATAATAAGGCAAGTGTGGGAAAAATGCAAAATTTAAATGACAACTCTTAGCAAAGAGAGGGGCTCTAGGATTTTTGTCCTCTTTATAAACATATTAACGAGTACCACATTTGCACTTCTAAAACGTTGGCTTTCAATCAACGAGTACCACATTTGACTTATCACGATGGTGTGGATATGCTGCAATGTAGATAAGATTATGACATTGCAATTAATACGTAGCTATAgatatgtatttaaatataaattaagaagATCATCTAATTAAATTAGAATGTGAATTGAAGTTTTTTTAGTACTCAACTATCTTTTAATAATTGGAAATTCTCCTTATATGCTTTCTAGTTCAAAACAATAAATAATGTTGAAAGGAAGTAGATGCATTGTATAATATACATAAACGACAAGAGAGTACTGTCAGTCCTTAATTCATTTAGGAGGGCTCTTTATGTGACTCCTAAACCATACCATATAAGAAGTTTTAGGCCGCAAATGACGCTGACATTTTTTTCATTGTGTATATGTATGTAAAGTAGCTTTTTATTTTCTTGAcgagattttttttatattttatcaaTACCTAGAATTTAGTTGCAATTTCTTGTCATAACCTCTGCTGCTATCAACCTTTTTGTcaacttttatattaaaaaagATATATTGGACCGAtttaaaaaattactaataatttaAAGCTTATAAACGGAATATCACAAACTTTGTTTttatactgtaaattatttaaaattttcaaaaactTTACATGAATTATATCGTAACACTACGATAaaaaaagtttggaaaaaatatgcTCGGACATGAAAATTCACTAAGTGATTACTTTTATATAAATAATGTGCTAGAAGAAGCATTTCTTGAGAATGACTGATCTACTTTATGTGTCATCTAgatatttcataaaaaaatatcatatgctATACATATGATTTTTAATGACAGcggtatatataatatattcgaCAATTACAAACTCAAAGAATCTTATTCTGCTTAAATTTCTTATATTAATATTCTATATTCCTATATGCTGACTCCGTTTTCGTTTTCGATAAAGACCTATCCCAGAGAAAAcaacaaaactacaaaaacagtaaAATTAAAGTAACAGTTCTCAGATGATTACTATCTTTTAGAAAATTCATTCCATGGTTAATTTAGATTCAATAATGTACTAAATATAATTAGGTTAAATTCTTCTTAAACAACTTGATTATTGATTAAGAAATAAGTACACATAATGAACTATATATTATACATTATCTTCACTAAAAATACTActatatattacaatatataaTGGGTTTTCTTTGTATTTTGAAGCATGGCGATAAACGGATTAGTGTTCATGGTCTCTGTCGGCTTCAACGCAGCTGCAAGGTTagtcatttaatatttaacacacacacacacatatataaatgTACATATATGcatatgcaaaatatatatatattagatattgTACGTGTTAAAGCCTATAATAATATTAGTATGCCTTCAGCATtacttaaaaattaattaatttctaaATCGTATAGTGAAAATGTAAAGTAATTGACATAAATGTGAAGGAATAAAAAATTAGTGTAGtaattattatgtaaaaaatttgtAAATCTAGCTGAAATACTGTGcaattatatatacattttttttattatcattCACATTACAACATTACAGTTCATTACgatttttttagaagaaaaaaaaaagaacatcgTCAGTGATTTTTTACTCTAATTTTCTTTTGTTGTTGAgactaatttttattaatgtccCCCTAACACGTAAAATGGATATGTACAAATATAAGAGCATAACAGATTATTGTCTCTGTAATTTTAAATATAGTTCTCTAAAACTTGCTCAGACTATTTAATTAGTGTCTCTAACACATAAAATGAATTTGTATAAATTACATATAAGAACAGTGTGAGGGTGAGCAATGAGCTTGGAGCTGGAAATTCAAAATCAGCAGCGTTCTCAGTGGTAGTAGTGAATTCGATATCTTTCCTGATTGCGGTGATGGAAGCTATCCTAGTGCTCTCGTTTCGCCACGTCATCAGCTACGCTTTCACCGGCGGTGAGGCCGTGGCCGAGGCAGTCTCCGATCTCTGTCCTTTCTTGGCTGTCACTCTTGTTCTTAATGGGGTTCAACCAGTCTTATCGGGTAATTAATACCACTAATTAATCATAATTATTTAGTTAGAtagtattattaattaattaattaattaattatatttgcaTGAGTAAGATAATTGTTCAGACAAGACATTATCAGGGAAGTGTCAAATATACAAAAGGACAATTAAACGTTAAAAGTGATAATGACGATAAGATCTAATCTAATGTACGACAACCAATAATAATAAGacaataaatatacatatattcatCTCTGAAACTGTTAAGGATAATGAGATAGGAccacaaaaatataaatttatttatttaattagcatTGCGAATTTCATaatattatattgattattatgaaatttagGGGTGGCTGTTGGGTGTGGATGGCAAGCATTTGTGGCATACGTGAATGTGGGTTGTTATTATGTGGTGGGGGTTCCTTTAGGCTGTCTTCTTGGCTTTAAGTTCAACCTTGGTGTTAAGGTATGTAGAAGAAGCCCAAAAATCTTATTTCTTTTActgaaaaaagaaataataattatGAGTAAATGATTATTATTGTTGGAATATAATGAAATTATCAGTAAATAATCACAAtaccatgtatatatatatttataaatacagGGAATATGGTCGGGAATGATTGGAGGGACAATGATGCAAACTTTTATTCTACTGTGGGTAACTTTTCGCACAGATTGGAATAAAGAGGTAAAACCTAATCTTTCAGATCTTTCTcaccatttcattaaaaaataaaaggtgGTACAAAGATTTTAAATTGACATTAAAATGCTAACAGCTCTAATATATGCacattaagtaaataaatagcCATGCCTAATAATCACTTATTTGGTGGTAGAATTGAACACTCAatgaaaaaatataattaatattcatttatcCTCATAAAAGCaggaaaaaaaattacaatagacTATCAACTATATCTGTTTTCTTTTTTGGCGAATAACTATCaactatcttaattaataaaagaagggaaaaataaaattgaaattatatatttttgaacTGAAATTCTCAGGTGGAAAAGGCCAGGAGTCGCTTGGACAAATGGGGGGAAAACAAACAGCCTCTTCTAAAGAAATAAAGCCCAATAACGACTAATATTGGGTTAAATCCTTCAATGACAACCATTTAATGGGGCTTTTTCAATAATAAAGCGCGGGACTTAGTTCATAATTGACCTTTTTTAGAACTGAGCCCGAAAATTTGGTTATCGTAAAGGCCCCGTTATTGCTAGGGTGATTAATTTGGTTTTTGGTTTCATTGAGTAAAGTTCCCATTAATAAATTGATTATCTAATCTTCTTAATAACTTTCATTTCACTAGTAATATATTTATGAGTAATTTAATTGTGCAAATGTTTctattttaatattattgtaaaatagTTTTGAGCAAAATAGTATCCC
This genomic interval from Humulus lupulus chromosome 8, drHumLupu1.1, whole genome shotgun sequence contains the following:
- the LOC133795183 gene encoding protein DETOXIFICATION 40-like, translated to MGSHHEEEAVEHHNTPLLNSIEAEPVLASPPDPVTSGHSSDCRLEKILSDTELPFTKRLCQASCIELKLLFRLAAPAIFVYLINNSMSLATRIYAGHLGNLELAAASLGNSGIQLFAYGLMLGMGSAVETLCGQAYGANRYDMLGIYLQRATVVLTITGLPLTVVYVLSKPLLLWLGEPAELASAAALFVYGLIPQIFAYAVNFPIQKFLQSQSIVTPSAYISAITLVFHLLACWAVAFELGCGLIGISLVLSMSWWIIVGAQFGYILLSEKCKMTWNGFSIEAFSGLWEFFKLSAASAVMLCLETWYFQVLVLITGLLDNPQLALDSIAVCMAINGLVFMVSVGFNAAASVRVSNELGAGNSKSAAFSVVVVNSISFLIAVMEAILVLSFRHVISYAFTGGEAVAEAVSDLCPFLAVTLVLNGVQPVLSGVAVGCGWQAFVAYVNVGCYYVVGVPLGCLLGFKFNLGVKGIWSGMIGGTMMQTFILLWVTFRTDWNKEVEKARSRLDKWGENKQPLLKK